CAGGTAAGTCCCGTTCCGGCGGGACGGGACTAGCGGCTGGAGTCGACGGTGTGTCTGGGGGGATTTATGGGGCAGACCGATGTTGTAAGCAAGAAACCCACAGTCCCTCCTCTTCCCCGCTCTCAGCCACATCGGCTGGTGGGGCGCCATCGACCAGCCACAAGCTATGGGGGGGTACCCAGCCTGTCAACGCGAGATCTAGTGCTCGGTCCGGCATGGCCCGTGCAATCTATGATCGATCTCCGAGACGATCTCGCAGTCATTCCGTGAACACTCGGTGACCCCACTCAGAAACGTGGAGTGTGGGCCACCTGGAATCCACCGTGGACGGTCAGAAAGGGCCCTACGGAGGGGTTGGAACCACACCGCCCGCATCCGTCCCGGTGGGGGCCTGGGGGGCCCCGTCCAGGGCCTCCCCGGTGGTCTCTGGCTGCGGCGTGGGGGCCGGGGGCGGCGCGGTGGGGGCGGGCTGCGGCGCGGGCTGGGACGGCGCCTGGGGGGCAGCCTGGGGGCCGCTGAGGGTGTGCACGGCGCGCCGCAGCGACTCCTCCAAATCGCGGGCCGACGGGGCTACGGCGGACAGCATCTGGTTGGCGCTGCGCGCGTGGCGGCTCTGGCTCTCCGCGGCCAGCTTGAGCTGGGTGAGGGCCTCGCTGACCAGCCGGCGGGCGTCCTCCAGCTTCTGCCGGGCCTGGTAGTAGGCCACGTCCACCATGTGCTTCTGGAGCGTCAGGCGCTGCTCCTCGGTGATGCCGGAGAGCTTCTCCGCGCGCCGGAGGTAGTAGAGGCCCTGGTCGACCCGGGCCGGCTCGTCCGAAGCGATGCGCGGCCGGGCCAGGGCCTCCAGGACGGGGAACAGGGCCTGGTCCAGTTCGTCCCGGTCGGTGAACTTGCGCGTCAGGAGGGCCGAGACGTCCTGGCCTTCGATGGCGACGGGCGCATAGGC
The sequence above is a segment of the Myxococcus virescens genome. Coding sequences within it:
- a CDS encoding IF-2 protein; the encoded protein is MNGTAQQGFGYRARRTFTRLLVFTLILGLGGVVVFLLSQLNARTFTLALQDGQLVVMKGRNAPMGAVPYRTGDPRLADAYAPVAIEGQDVSALLTRKFTDRDELDQALFPVLEALARPRIASDEPARVDQGLYYLRRAEKLSGITEEQRLTLQKHMVDVAYYQARQKLEDARRLVSEALTQLKLAAESQSRHARSANQMLSAVAPSARDLEESLRRAVHTLSGPQAAPQAPSQPAPQPAPTAPPPAPTPQPETTGEALDGAPQAPTGTDAGGVVPTPP